A stretch of the Crocinitomicaceae bacterium genome encodes the following:
- a CDS encoding WG repeat-containing protein — MLEKLTIFILLICFATNVSSQSKTTILFDSLGYYATITPTGKLWSGYVTFKQVLHDPTGTTHYMTLNHNNKWGMADEKLLPLIPSEYDTIIPHKKFLFCFNLKGVDIYSRGYQKLFHLSGEKEVEIIPVNPYDSAKEQLFLFDDYMRTAVTTETFQIYDSLIFDDAFYLNGVILTRKGSLFGFISLSGKNIRPEYRSISFFNNQIISLKNSANETKYFYTTGVPFPHTDSVLQVVRNGYKIYQNGKGYLINASLEKIVDYTGDDVFPLNKSESDNITKYFAYKKNNKIGICTNKGTIVVTEQFEYIESADENGFIVMKDSLFGVIDLNGNWKIKPEYTFIEYPYPNYFRLHLGEKKALCNQHGTIILDLIYDEISPLETGIITLKGNKYGFYNSNGVLISPEIWNEVYITNGDYIELVNTSKKISALVNERGLITPTNCTAVFCTGTGVKYYLGNTIVFLTVENGMRKDSSVYQQEGILHIDRHRNRSPLYVITTPCITFRDQLSGKIGSKKKRDKGYAVEPQFDNLINHHIDIGKKEDKSTFYIGSMPFHSYETLFNFSGGSGDLSDPMLSVLSPNSTSQTPAHSRPIVQYDGSLSVIDPLFILFDTAIFATTLKEYTAVYSSGDINFSKGFKTITVREYFNSLNTGFNLTIDNIQVFSILSTNNTIYLDKPEINLYHESFSRKTYLGKFNDFLIYPDGSIAVQNMQGNFYYMNKDEVTSKSFKDLKSILFVPNVINAYYFAKEEVSDIGGISEYKWFVYNELEKINTTGYDEIEFLGNNFIKTRNNNLHQIMTMRGEIVYTFTTIH, encoded by the coding sequence ATGTTGGAAAAGTTGACCATTTTCATACTACTGATTTGTTTTGCAACGAATGTTTCAAGCCAGTCAAAAACAACTATTCTTTTTGATTCATTAGGTTATTACGCAACCATTACTCCCACTGGAAAATTATGGTCAGGGTATGTCACATTTAAACAAGTATTGCATGATCCAACAGGTACTACTCATTACATGACACTCAACCATAATAATAAGTGGGGTATGGCCGATGAGAAGTTATTACCACTCATCCCATCTGAATATGACACTATTATTCCGCACAAAAAATTTCTGTTTTGTTTTAACTTGAAAGGTGTAGACATTTACTCCAGAGGTTATCAAAAATTATTTCATCTATCAGGTGAAAAAGAGGTTGAAATAATTCCGGTTAACCCATACGACTCGGCTAAAGAACAACTGTTTCTCTTTGATGATTACATGAGAACTGCCGTGACAACTGAAACATTTCAAATCTATGACTCATTAATCTTTGATGATGCTTTTTACCTCAATGGAGTAATTCTCACCAGAAAGGGATCATTATTCGGATTTATTTCTCTTTCAGGAAAAAATATTCGCCCTGAATACAGATCCATTTCTTTCTTCAATAATCAAATCATATCATTGAAAAATTCTGCCAACGAAACAAAGTATTTTTATACAACAGGGGTGCCATTTCCACACACTGATTCTGTTCTTCAAGTTGTAAGGAATGGCTACAAAATTTATCAAAATGGAAAGGGTTATCTCATCAATGCATCATTGGAAAAAATAGTAGACTATACGGGTGATGATGTTTTTCCACTTAACAAAAGTGAATCAGATAATATTACGAAGTACTTTGCCTATAAAAAAAATAATAAAATTGGCATTTGCACAAATAAAGGAACCATAGTTGTTACTGAGCAATTCGAATACATAGAGTCAGCTGATGAAAACGGATTTATTGTGATGAAAGATTCTCTGTTTGGGGTAATTGATTTAAACGGGAATTGGAAAATAAAACCTGAATATACTTTTATTGAATATCCTTATCCAAATTACTTCAGACTCCATCTAGGAGAGAAAAAAGCATTATGTAATCAACACGGGACAATTATTTTAGATCTGATATATGATGAAATTTCACCTTTGGAAACAGGCATTATTACTTTGAAAGGAAATAAATATGGATTTTACAATTCAAATGGCGTCTTAATATCCCCTGAAATCTGGAATGAAGTGTATATAACAAACGGTGATTATATTGAGCTGGTGAATACATCAAAAAAAATTTCAGCTCTTGTAAATGAGCGCGGGTTGATTACACCAACAAATTGCACCGCTGTATTTTGCACAGGTACTGGAGTAAAATATTATTTAGGTAATACTATTGTTTTTCTGACAGTCGAAAACGGTATGAGAAAAGACAGTTCGGTCTATCAACAAGAGGGTATACTTCATATAGACCGACATAGAAACAGATCACCATTATATGTTATAACAACACCATGCATCACCTTCAGAGATCAATTAAGTGGTAAAATCGGCAGCAAAAAAAAACGGGATAAGGGTTATGCAGTGGAACCGCAATTTGATAATCTCATCAACCACCATATTGATATTGGAAAAAAAGAAGATAAGAGTACGTTTTATATTGGTTCAATGCCCTTTCATTCGTACGAAACGCTCTTTAATTTTAGCGGAGGCAGTGGTGATTTATCAGACCCTATGCTATCTGTACTTTCACCTAACTCAACCTCACAAACGCCAGCACATTCACGGCCAATTGTGCAGTATGATGGTTCGCTTTCGGTAATAGATCCATTATTTATTCTGTTTGATACCGCGATTTTCGCCACAACATTAAAAGAATATACCGCAGTTTATTCTTCTGGAGATATCAATTTTAGCAAGGGTTTCAAAACAATAACGGTGAGAGAATATTTCAATTCTCTTAACACGGGGTTCAATCTTACTATTGACAATATTCAAGTATTCTCCATCTTATCAACTAACAATACAATTTATCTCGATAAGCCAGAAATTAATCTTTATCATGAATCATTTTCCCGTAAAACCTATTTAGGTAAATTCAATGATTTCTTAATTTATCCAGATGGTTCCATTGCTGTTCAAAACATGCAGGGGAATTTTTATTACATGAACAAAGATGAGGTAACTTCAAAATCCTTTAAAGATTTAAAATCAATTCTTTTCGTACCTAATGTAATCAACGCATATTATTTTGCCAAAGAGGAGGTTTCAGATATTGGTGGCATTAGTGAATACAAATGGTTTGTCTATAATGAACTTGAAAAAATTAATACAACGGGTTATGATGAAATAGAATTTTTGGGGAATAATTTTATCAAAACCAGGAATAACAATTTACATCAAATTATGACCATGAGAGGTGAAATAGTTTATACTTTCACCACTATTCATTAA
- the mutS gene encoding DNA mismatch repair protein MutS has translation MKQYNQIKSRYPDALLLFRVGDFYETFGEDAVRTANILNIVLTKRGKDSASETHLAGFPYHALDNYLPKLVRAGMRVAICDQLEDPKMTKTIVKRGVTELVTPGVSYNEKVLDGRENNFLAAIHFDVNRTGVAFLDVSTGEFMVAEGNFEYVDKLIQGFAPKEILFQKSKQKIYAEQISATTYNYKLDDWIFTPDFALEMIEKQFEVKSLKGFGVDNLKLAVIAASAILHYLGDTQHDKLGHIKNIARIEEDKYVWLDRFTIRNLELLSSQNENATTLIQILDQTITPPGARMLRRWMILPLKEIAPIRERHDMVQEFISNTVFKEIITEQLKEIGDLERIVSKVATTRINPKEILQLARALRAMAPIKMACAKSSHESFRLLADQLNLCDVLRGRIEREIHFDAAIAVGRGQVIADGINSELDELRLMQSSGKEYLENIKQREIAATGISSIKIAFNNVFGYYIEVTNTHKDKVPTNWIRKQTLVNAERYITEELKEYETKILGAEEKIHALETQLLNELVGAMTEYILPVQHNATLLAKLDCLHAFADVAVINQYTRPEVNEGFELDIRDGRHPVIEKQLPPGENYIANDLYLDNASQQIIMITGPNMSGKSALLRQTAIIVLMAQMGSFVPARSAKIGLVDKVFTRVGASDNISSGESTFMVEMNETASILNNLSERSLIILDEIGRGTSTYDGISIAWAITEYLHQNKSARPKTLFATHYHELNEMCTTFDRIKNYNVAVKEVGNKVIFLRKLMPGGSNHSFGIHVARMAGMPKDVIQRADEVLVQLEKNHSSDLRKEAKAIAADAKMQLSFFQLDDPVLMQIKEEIENIDINTLTPVEALMKLNEIKKYVGVK, from the coding sequence ATGAAACAATATAATCAAATTAAATCACGCTATCCGGATGCATTGTTGCTTTTTAGGGTTGGTGATTTCTATGAAACATTTGGTGAAGATGCAGTGAGAACGGCTAATATTCTGAATATAGTGCTCACTAAACGTGGCAAAGATTCAGCGTCTGAAACACATTTGGCCGGTTTCCCTTATCACGCGCTTGATAATTATCTGCCAAAACTTGTACGCGCCGGTATGCGGGTGGCAATTTGCGATCAGCTTGAAGATCCAAAAATGACAAAAACTATTGTCAAACGCGGCGTTACAGAATTAGTAACACCCGGTGTATCTTACAATGAAAAAGTATTAGACGGTAGAGAAAATAATTTTTTAGCAGCCATACATTTTGATGTTAACCGCACAGGGGTTGCTTTTCTTGATGTATCTACCGGTGAGTTCATGGTGGCTGAAGGTAATTTTGAATACGTGGATAAACTGATTCAAGGTTTTGCACCAAAAGAAATTTTGTTCCAAAAAAGCAAACAGAAAATCTACGCTGAACAGATTTCAGCAACTACCTACAACTATAAATTAGATGATTGGATTTTTACTCCTGACTTCGCGCTTGAGATGATTGAAAAGCAATTTGAAGTGAAATCACTCAAAGGTTTTGGTGTAGATAATTTGAAGCTGGCCGTCATTGCCGCAAGTGCTATTTTACATTACCTCGGTGATACGCAACATGACAAGTTAGGACACATCAAAAATATTGCACGCATTGAAGAAGATAAATATGTTTGGTTAGATCGCTTCACTATTCGTAATCTGGAATTGCTTTCATCACAAAATGAAAATGCAACAACACTTATTCAGATTCTTGACCAAACTATTACTCCGCCCGGAGCACGTATGCTCAGGAGGTGGATGATTTTACCACTCAAAGAAATTGCCCCCATCCGTGAACGGCATGATATGGTGCAAGAGTTTATCAGCAATACAGTATTCAAAGAAATTATTACCGAGCAATTAAAAGAGATTGGTGACCTTGAACGCATCGTGTCAAAAGTTGCAACAACGCGCATCAATCCCAAAGAAATTTTACAACTTGCCAGAGCTTTACGTGCTATGGCTCCTATAAAAATGGCTTGCGCTAAATCATCCCATGAGTCATTTAGATTATTGGCTGATCAATTGAATTTGTGTGATGTTCTCCGCGGACGAATTGAACGTGAAATTCATTTCGATGCCGCCATTGCTGTTGGTCGCGGACAGGTGATTGCTGACGGTATAAATTCTGAACTGGATGAACTTAGGTTGATGCAGTCTTCAGGAAAAGAATATCTTGAAAATATTAAACAACGTGAGATTGCCGCAACCGGTATATCAAGTATAAAAATTGCATTTAATAACGTGTTTGGTTATTATATTGAAGTAACCAATACGCATAAAGATAAAGTACCAACCAATTGGATCAGAAAACAAACTCTGGTAAATGCTGAGCGATACATTACAGAAGAACTGAAAGAATACGAAACAAAAATTCTGGGTGCCGAAGAAAAAATTCATGCGCTGGAAACACAGTTGCTCAATGAATTGGTTGGCGCCATGACAGAATATATTTTGCCCGTTCAGCACAATGCAACGCTACTTGCAAAATTGGATTGCCTGCACGCTTTTGCAGATGTTGCGGTGATCAACCAATATACCCGCCCTGAAGTGAATGAAGGGTTTGAATTGGATATCCGTGACGGACGTCACCCGGTGATTGAAAAACAATTGCCTCCCGGTGAAAATTATATTGCCAATGACTTGTATCTGGACAATGCAAGCCAACAAATTATCATGATTACCGGCCCAAACATGAGTGGTAAATCTGCTTTGCTCAGACAAACAGCAATCATAGTGCTGATGGCTCAAATGGGTTCGTTTGTTCCTGCTCGTTCAGCCAAAATTGGATTGGTTGATAAGGTGTTTACACGGGTTGGCGCCTCTGATAATATTTCATCTGGCGAATCAACTTTTATGGTTGAGATGAATGAAACGGCAAGTATTCTCAATAATCTTTCTGAAAGATCACTCATTATTCTGGATGAAATTGGACGAGGCACAAGTACCTATGATGGTATCTCTATTGCATGGGCAATTACAGAATATTTGCATCAGAATAAATCAGCGCGGCCTAAAACTTTGTTCGCTACCCATTACCATGAACTCAATGAAATGTGTACCACGTTTGATCGCATTAAAAATTACAACGTGGCAGTGAAAGAAGTTGGCAACAAAGTGATTTTTCTTCGCAAACTAATGCCCGGTGGAAGCAATCATAGTTTTGGTATTCATGTTGCACGCATGGCCGGTATGCCTAAAGATGTTATTCAGCGCGCTGATGAAGTGCTGGTGCAATTGGAAAAAAATCATAGCAGCGATCTCAGAAAAGAAGCCAAAGCAATTGCCGCTGACGCAAAAATGCAACTCAGCTTTTTTCAATTAGATGATCCTGTTCTGATGCAAATCAAAGAAGAAATTGAAAACATTGATATCAATACGCTCACTCCGGTTGAAGCACTCATGAAACTCAATGAGATTAAAAAATATGTTGGGGTGAAGTGA
- a CDS encoding T9SS type A sorting domain-containing protein, with product MKSISTSLLLSVCLLTCSISKAQYKNSLDFDGINDYVNLNVLQNDFYANQTHFTIEFWMKALKDDQTSSIRTVMFAINEPAGENRLLIIMGGPSAQDGKLMIYPDGSWGTGAIYTSSQVIGDNVCHHIAYTYDDGFCSVYIDGILVNTHSAVCSISATDRYSLGQEYDNLATSQFYNGELDDVRIWATVRTAAEIADNMDEELSGTESGLIAYYDFNQGNPLNPNPGLDTLVDLTNGSHTGSLYNFALNNASSNWVRGLCVDPFVGVYDMDITGDKSEIFVYPNPTDNFVYIVIPPLDINNTCCVEIYSLEGKLLISKSLEDIFFDSVKIDISEIPNGQYIVIYRSEAKVYCEKLVIAKQ from the coding sequence ATGAAATCAATATCAACCTCTTTATTGTTGTCAGTTTGTTTGTTGACTTGTTCAATCAGCAAGGCACAATACAAAAACTCATTAGACTTTGATGGCATCAATGACTATGTCAATCTCAACGTGCTTCAAAATGATTTTTATGCAAACCAAACTCACTTTACGATTGAGTTTTGGATGAAAGCGTTGAAGGATGATCAAACGTCTTCAATTAGAACGGTGATGTTTGCAATCAATGAACCGGCTGGAGAAAACAGACTATTAATTATCATGGGCGGACCATCAGCGCAAGACGGAAAATTGATGATTTATCCGGATGGTTCATGGGGTACCGGCGCTATTTATACTAGTTCACAAGTTATTGGAGACAATGTTTGTCATCACATTGCATATACTTACGATGATGGATTTTGCTCTGTTTATATTGATGGCATTTTGGTGAACACACATTCAGCGGTTTGTTCCATATCCGCAACTGATCGATATAGCCTTGGTCAAGAGTATGATAATTTAGCAACATCACAATTTTACAATGGTGAATTAGATGATGTACGAATTTGGGCTACTGTGAGAACCGCTGCTGAAATTGCTGATAATATGGATGAAGAATTGTCTGGCACTGAATCGGGATTGATTGCGTATTACGATTTTAATCAAGGAAATCCGCTCAATCCAAATCCGGGGCTTGATACCTTGGTTGATTTAACGAATGGATCACATACCGGTTCACTCTATAATTTTGCCTTAAATAATGCCAGCTCAAATTGGGTGAGAGGCTTGTGCGTTGATCCTTTTGTTGGGGTGTATGATATGGATATTACTGGAGACAAAAGCGAAATTTTTGTCTACCCAAATCCAACGGATAATTTTGTTTATATAGTAATTCCTCCTTTAGATATAAATAATACATGTTGCGTAGAAATATATTCACTAGAGGGAAAATTGTTGATTTCAAAATCTTTGGAAGACATATTTTTTGACAGTGTAAAAATTGATATCAGTGAAATTCCTAATGGGCAATACATAGTCATTTATCGTTCTGAAGCTAAAGTGTACTGTGAAAAATTAGTCATTGCAAAACAGTAG
- a CDS encoding DUF2279 domain-containing protein has protein sequence MKSLKFLLLFLISCLYNVNTDAQSFFKSDSAFNKNRTIGVSITDGVLWAGSISALQFVWYDDFAKTDFHTFNDWNEWQQMDKAGHLLTSWNFSRAAGDLFEWSGINHKQASLLGAAYSIGYMSTFELLDAFNADWGFSWSDVAFNSGGSLLYFGQEFFFNQQYVKLKFSCHLTDLSVLRPQVLGDSFLSRVFKDYNGQTYWMSFNPINLFKQQKDVLPWLNLSFGYGINNQLYGDGSVFITGDPGATTTFVPYRQYYLSLDIDFEKIPVSKPWLKFVFRSLNVFKVPFPALEFSTHGVKVRALYF, from the coding sequence GTGAAGTCACTGAAATTTTTATTGTTATTTCTGATCTCGTGTCTGTATAATGTAAATACTGATGCTCAATCTTTTTTCAAATCAGATTCTGCTTTTAATAAAAATCGTACCATTGGTGTAAGCATTACTGATGGCGTTTTGTGGGCAGGTTCAATTTCTGCTTTGCAATTTGTGTGGTATGATGATTTTGCTAAAACTGATTTTCACACTTTTAATGACTGGAACGAATGGCAACAAATGGACAAAGCAGGTCATCTACTAACATCATGGAATTTTTCACGAGCCGCAGGCGATTTATTCGAATGGTCAGGCATCAATCACAAACAGGCCTCGTTACTTGGTGCGGCTTATAGTATTGGCTATATGTCAACCTTTGAATTGCTTGATGCTTTTAATGCAGATTGGGGGTTTTCATGGAGTGATGTGGCGTTTAACTCAGGAGGAAGTCTGCTTTATTTTGGGCAAGAATTTTTCTTCAACCAACAATACGTCAAGTTGAAATTTTCATGTCATCTGACTGATCTTTCTGTTTTGCGTCCGCAAGTACTGGGTGATTCTTTTTTATCACGGGTATTCAAAGATTATAACGGGCAAACTTATTGGATGAGTTTTAATCCTATCAATTTATTTAAGCAGCAAAAAGATGTTTTACCATGGCTCAATTTATCTTTTGGTTACGGAATTAACAATCAATTATATGGTGATGGTAGTGTTTTTATTACCGGCGATCCGGGCGCCACAACTACCTTTGTTCCCTATCGTCAATATTACTTGTCGTTAGATATTGACTTTGAAAAAATTCCTGTTTCAAAACCCTGGCTCAAATTTGTTTTTAGATCACTGAATGTTTTTAAAGTGCCATTTCCGGCGCTGGAATTTTCAACGCATGGGGTGAAAGTTAGAGCGCTTTACTTCTGA
- a CDS encoding trypsin-like peptidase domain-containing protein — protein sequence MKDIISNYKDIIVQINTPGGSGSGFIVKEKNLIVTNRHVIFGNEKVIIRGENFAKTMADVIYTDPLNDIAFLRIPDGYEKSANVSISDRAVEAGEKIIAIGHPLGLRFTATQGIVSKAERKFNNVDYIQVDAAINPGNSGGPLINEAGEVVGVNTFIFRDGESLGFALPSVTLNGILREYSDKANNERASKCPSCTNLITKTSLQDGYCPHCGNQFDVKEFEATPYQPEGVSATVERILTTIGKNVELSRVGKIAWDIESGSALVKISYNTNNRFLYCDATLGSIPKDNIGKLYEYMLRENYTMDSLAFSVDRQNIILGSIIYDDDLNEETGKVILDELFKKADFYDHYMHEQFGIEIAEQ from the coding sequence ATGAAAGATATTATCAGTAATTATAAAGACATCATTGTACAAATCAACACACCCGGGGGATCAGGAAGTGGATTTATTGTCAAAGAAAAAAATCTCATTGTCACCAACCGACACGTGATTTTTGGGAATGAGAAAGTGATCATTCGCGGAGAAAATTTTGCCAAAACCATGGCAGATGTTATTTATACAGACCCCTTGAATGATATAGCATTTTTGCGCATACCGGATGGTTATGAAAAATCAGCCAACGTGAGCATTTCAGACAGAGCCGTTGAGGCCGGTGAAAAAATTATTGCCATTGGACACCCGCTTGGATTGCGCTTTACAGCCACCCAAGGCATTGTATCAAAAGCTGAACGCAAGTTTAATAATGTAGATTACATTCAGGTAGATGCTGCCATCAATCCGGGAAACAGCGGAGGACCGCTAATCAATGAAGCCGGAGAAGTGGTTGGTGTAAACACCTTCATTTTTCGCGATGGTGAAAGTCTTGGTTTTGCTTTACCTTCTGTTACATTAAACGGAATTTTGCGTGAATATTCAGATAAAGCCAATAATGAACGTGCATCAAAATGTCCGTCATGTACCAATTTGATTACAAAAACCAGTTTGCAAGATGGTTATTGCCCGCACTGTGGAAATCAATTTGACGTGAAAGAATTTGAAGCCACACCTTATCAACCTGAAGGTGTTTCAGCCACAGTAGAACGCATTCTTACTACTATTGGAAAAAACGTTGAGCTGTCAAGAGTAGGCAAAATTGCATGGGACATTGAAAGCGGCAGTGCACTAGTTAAAATTTCATACAATACTAATAATCGGTTTCTTTATTGTGATGCAACACTTGGTTCAATTCCAAAAGATAATATTGGAAAATTATACGAATACATGTTGCGTGAAAACTACACCATGGATTCCCTTGCATTCAGTGTTGACCGGCAGAATATTATTCTTGGCAGTATTATTTATGATGATGATTTGAATGAAGAAACCGGTAAAGTGATTTTGGATGAATTATTCAAGAAAGCAGATTTTTATGATCACTACATGCATGAACAATTTGGAATTGAAATAGCTGAGCAGTAA